One Spinacia oleracea cultivar Varoflay chromosome 4, BTI_SOV_V1, whole genome shotgun sequence DNA segment encodes these proteins:
- the LOC110792890 gene encoding pathogenesis-related protein 1A codes for MKLSFLNLFCAILATTLLTLSHADDDNQKQFLEVHNAARTQVGAPPLKWNTTLTTFAQNFADKVKQTCDNTVKSGGPYGENTAAGYGAFTTVDAVNQWVGEKQNYDHNSNVCLKGKECKHYKQVVWKDSLSVGCASITCGAGWPFVVCEYYPPGNVPGKLPY; via the coding sequence aTGAAGTTATCATTTCTTAATCTTTTTTGTGCCATTTTAGCCACCACTCTTCTCACATTATCCCACGCCGACGACGACAACCAAAAACAGTTCCTTGAAGTGCACAACGCCGCCCGTACGCAAGTGGGTGCGCCACCCCTTAAATGGAACACCACCCTTACGACGTTCGCGCAAAACTTCGCCGACAAAGTCAAGCAAACATGTGATAACACGGTGAAGTCCGGTGGcccttacggtgagaacacgGCCGCCGGGTACGGCGCTTTTACGACGGTTGATGCGGTTAACCAGTGGGTGGGGGAGAAGCAGAACTATGATCATAATTCGAATGTTTGTTTGAAGGGTAAAGAATGTAAGCATTataaacaggtggtttggaagGATAGTTTATCTGTTGGGTGTGCTAGTATCACTTGTGGCGCCGGTTGGCCTTTTGTTGTTTGTGAATATTATCCACCTGGCAATGTTCCCGGTAAATTGCCTTATTAA